A part of Acidobacteriota bacterium genomic DNA contains:
- a CDS encoding NAD-dependent epimerase/dehydratase family protein: MTPDHSDDVVFITGGAGFLGINLVRFLLPRVRAIVSYDLAEFDYPERDRVRAIRGDIRDVPSLEAALAGATIVVHCAAALPSYADAEIMSTEVDGTRNVLAAARAHGITRVVHISSTAIYGRNVQGTTEDGRVEIFGAYAEAKVLAERECAAFRARGLCVPILRPKTFIGPERLGIWAILFDWAHSGCGFPMIGPGTNRYQLLDVDDLCDAIWATMTLPAATVDEVFNVGAKSFGTMREDFQAVLDRAGHGKRVRSLPAGPIIAVLKLLERLRLSPVYEWVYETAAADSYVSIARAEQRLGFRPRYSNVQALLRNYDWYVAHLQDIQRASGVSHRAAWNQGLVRVGKLFF; encoded by the coding sequence ATGACTCCGGATCACAGCGACGACGTCGTCTTCATCACGGGCGGCGCCGGCTTCCTCGGCATCAATCTCGTGCGCTTCCTCCTTCCCCGGGTGCGCGCGATCGTCTCGTACGATCTCGCCGAGTTCGACTACCCGGAGCGCGATCGCGTGCGCGCGATCCGAGGCGACATCCGCGACGTGCCCTCGCTCGAGGCGGCGCTGGCGGGCGCCACGATCGTCGTCCACTGCGCCGCGGCGCTGCCGTCGTACGCCGACGCGGAGATCATGTCCACCGAGGTCGACGGCACGCGCAACGTGCTCGCGGCCGCGCGGGCTCACGGCATCACCCGGGTGGTGCACATCTCCTCGACGGCGATCTACGGCCGCAACGTGCAAGGCACCACCGAGGACGGGCGCGTCGAGATCTTCGGCGCCTATGCCGAGGCGAAGGTGCTCGCCGAACGCGAGTGCGCGGCGTTCCGCGCCCGTGGACTGTGCGTCCCGATCCTGCGCCCGAAGACGTTCATCGGCCCCGAACGGCTCGGCATCTGGGCGATTCTGTTCGACTGGGCGCACTCCGGCTGCGGGTTTCCGATGATCGGCCCCGGGACCAACCGCTACCAACTGCTCGACGTCGACGATCTCTGCGACGCCATCTGGGCGACGATGACCTTGCCGGCCGCGACGGTGGACGAGGTCTTCAACGTCGGTGCGAAATCGTTCGGCACGATGCGGGAAGACTTCCAGGCCGTGCTCGATCGCGCGGGACACGGCAAGCGCGTCCGGTCGCTGCCCGCCGGTCCCATCATCGCCGTGCTCAAGCTGCTCGAGCGGCTGAGACTTTCGCCCGTATACGAATGGGTCTACGAGACGGCAGCCGCCGACTCCTACGTCTCTATCGCGCGAGCCGAGCAGCGGCTGGGTTTCCGGCCACGGTATTCGAACGTCCAGGCACTGCTTCGCAACTACGACTGGTACGTCGCGCATCTGCAGGACATCCAGCGGGCATCCGGTGTCTCCCACCGCGCCGCCTGGAATCAGGGGCTCGTCAGGGTCGGGAAGCTCTTCTTCTAG
- a CDS encoding radical SAM protein, with protein sequence MSTQTFRLRYLTKAAAGVPRDLVQGAVSHVTAIRPTVLIFNCTWVCDARCEMCNNWKWGNRKEDLTLEQLDRVLAGDFWHAVENLNVSGGEPTTRNDLPDIVELFVRRLPRLRKVGINTTGLTPQRAIPMLTRIVEFCGAHDVPVSIRVSLDGIGDVHGEVRHVKNGFDKAVKTIEAMQALAARAPHFQFGLASTIFAKNLEDATRIRDWARARNLDIVFNMLRFTDNMLHNRDLERTIAFGSREEEYMRKFFLDRVAEESVLSGQAFMYLHYADMIANGYHRTMPCPFQRQGLLLNPNGDLFYCENSAKLGNVLETPAADLYFAEKSLEQRKALKRDTCPTCLSPCQVNVGAMKQVVPYVKFLARAYQVKHDPTRHQDTLPDPVR encoded by the coding sequence ATGTCCACGCAGACTTTCCGGCTCCGCTACCTCACCAAAGCGGCGGCAGGCGTGCCCCGAGACCTGGTCCAAGGAGCGGTGTCTCACGTCACCGCGATCCGGCCGACCGTGCTGATTTTCAACTGCACGTGGGTCTGCGACGCGCGCTGCGAGATGTGCAACAACTGGAAGTGGGGCAACCGGAAGGAAGACCTCACGCTCGAGCAGCTCGATCGCGTCCTTGCCGGCGATTTCTGGCACGCCGTGGAGAACCTGAACGTCTCGGGCGGCGAACCCACGACCAGAAACGACCTGCCCGACATCGTGGAGCTGTTCGTGCGGCGGCTGCCCCGCCTGCGCAAGGTGGGCATCAACACCACCGGGCTGACTCCGCAGCGTGCGATCCCGATGCTCACGCGCATCGTGGAGTTCTGCGGCGCCCATGACGTCCCCGTCAGCATTCGCGTGTCGCTCGACGGCATCGGCGACGTGCACGGCGAAGTGCGGCACGTCAAGAACGGCTTCGACAAGGCCGTCAAGACCATCGAGGCCATGCAGGCGCTCGCCGCGCGGGCGCCGCACTTCCAGTTCGGGCTGGCGTCGACGATCTTCGCGAAGAACCTCGAGGACGCCACGCGCATCCGCGACTGGGCCCGCGCGCGGAATCTCGACATCGTCTTCAACATGCTCCGGTTCACGGACAACATGCTGCACAACCGTGATCTCGAGCGGACCATCGCGTTCGGGAGCCGCGAGGAAGAGTACATGCGCAAGTTCTTCCTCGACCGCGTGGCCGAGGAGTCGGTGCTGAGCGGCCAGGCGTTCATGTACCTGCACTACGCCGACATGATCGCCAACGGGTACCACCGCACCATGCCCTGCCCGTTCCAGCGGCAGGGGCTGCTGCTGAATCCGAACGGCGATCTCTTCTACTGCGAGAACTCGGCGAAGCTCGGCAACGTGCTCGAGACGCCGGCGGCCGATCTCTACTTCGCGGAGAAGAGCCTCGAGCAGCGGAAGGCCCTGAAGCGCGACACGTGCCCCACGTGCCTGAGCCCGTGCCAAGTCAACGTCGGCGCCATGAAGCAGGTCGTGCCCTACGTGAAGTTCCTCGCCCGCGCCTACCAGGTCAAACACGACCCTACGCGCCATCAGGACACGCTGCCAGACCCCGTGCGGTGA
- a CDS encoding flippase-like domain-containing protein, which produces MIARSLLIRLAVATGLTAIIVWMADPRAIGAALAGVSWGWLAAACALVLVDRAVMAYRWWALLTPLAQHRPRLAPVMRIFFVSTFVGTFLPASVGGDAVRAWSLSRENVPGPAAVASVVLDRMLGVAGVLLVAAAGLALAPRLAGSTAVRAAFVVTALGCLLCLAVIFSERVDDVVRRSLARAPGRLGALAANGLSGLQLYRTEHRQLLLVLIASVAVQALRILQAWFLGLSLGVAAPLTAYIAFVPVILLVMLLPVTVNGLGTAQVAFVWAFAQVGVSSADAVALSVLFVGLGIVGNLPGGVLYLSAARTRRPSPMHQ; this is translated from the coding sequence GTGATCGCCCGCAGCCTGCTGATTCGACTGGCCGTCGCGACGGGGTTGACCGCGATCATCGTCTGGATGGCCGACCCGCGGGCCATCGGCGCCGCGCTCGCCGGCGTTTCCTGGGGATGGCTCGCCGCCGCGTGTGCGCTCGTGCTCGTCGATCGGGCGGTGATGGCCTACCGGTGGTGGGCGCTGCTCACGCCGCTCGCCCAGCATCGGCCGCGCCTCGCTCCCGTCATGCGGATCTTCTTCGTGAGCACGTTCGTCGGCACGTTCCTGCCGGCGAGCGTGGGCGGCGATGCCGTGCGAGCCTGGAGTCTCTCACGCGAGAACGTGCCCGGACCGGCGGCTGTCGCCTCGGTGGTGCTCGATCGCATGCTGGGCGTGGCCGGCGTGCTGCTCGTCGCGGCGGCCGGCCTCGCGCTGGCGCCTCGCCTGGCGGGCAGCACGGCGGTGCGGGCGGCGTTCGTCGTCACGGCGTTGGGATGCCTGCTGTGTCTGGCCGTGATCTTCAGCGAGCGCGTGGACGACGTCGTCAGACGATCGCTCGCTCGAGCGCCAGGCCGGCTCGGCGCGCTCGCGGCGAATGGCCTGTCCGGCCTTCAGCTCTACCGGACGGAGCACCGGCAGTTGCTGCTCGTGCTGATCGCCTCGGTGGCCGTCCAGGCGCTCCGGATCCTGCAGGCTTGGTTCCTCGGCCTGAGCCTCGGCGTGGCGGCGCCGCTCACGGCGTACATCGCGTTCGTGCCGGTGATCCTGCTGGTGATGTTGCTGCCGGTGACGGTCAACGGCCTCGGCACGGCGCAGGTGGCCTTCGTCTGGGCGTTCGCGCAGGTGGGCGTTTCGAGCGCGGACGCCGTCGCGTTGTCCGTGCTGTTCGTCGGCCTCGGGATCGTCGGCAACCTGCCCGGCGGCGTGCTGTACCTTTCGGCCGCCAGGACGCGCCGCCCGTCGCCCATGCATCAGTGA
- a CDS encoding radical SAM protein yields the protein MHTNQIGLGASVLGANVRSPRLPYKVTFVATYQCNFRCVMCNIWQKKSTNEMTPAEVEQFFSRWPQFRWVHLTGGELFMRRDLDDLIAAIQRSCRSLFLLNFPTTGWFGDKTVSLVEKTLERGVGRLMTTVSLDGPKALHESLRGLPGSWDRAIETFRRLRGIRRSNFQTVIGMTLMEQNADKVDETVAAVRQVIPDFQQSELHLNIGHESGHYFANLGKGGVSGHHAAILRAVEAHRRKTGSPLHPVKFLEDRYQALIRKYYETGRSPLPCTALSSSCFIDTYWDMYACSIWDEKVGNLRENGFDLRALWDGARRKELREDVVNERCSHCWTPCEAYPTILGNLGRAVFSRTSAEKTALPATS from the coding sequence ATGCACACCAATCAGATCGGCCTTGGCGCGTCGGTGCTCGGCGCGAACGTGCGCTCCCCGCGTCTGCCCTACAAGGTGACGTTCGTCGCCACCTACCAGTGCAACTTCCGCTGCGTGATGTGCAACATCTGGCAGAAGAAGAGCACGAACGAGATGACGCCGGCCGAGGTGGAGCAGTTCTTCAGCCGCTGGCCGCAGTTCCGTTGGGTGCATCTGACCGGCGGCGAGCTCTTCATGCGGCGCGATCTCGACGACCTCATCGCGGCCATCCAGCGGAGCTGCCGGTCGCTCTTCCTGCTGAACTTCCCCACGACCGGTTGGTTCGGCGACAAGACCGTCTCGCTCGTCGAGAAGACGCTCGAGCGCGGCGTCGGACGCCTCATGACGACCGTCAGCCTCGACGGCCCGAAAGCGCTGCACGAGTCGCTGCGGGGCCTGCCGGGCAGTTGGGATCGCGCGATCGAGACGTTCCGCCGTCTGCGCGGCATCAGGAGATCGAACTTCCAGACCGTCATCGGCATGACCCTGATGGAGCAGAACGCCGACAAGGTGGACGAGACCGTCGCGGCGGTCCGGCAAGTCATCCCCGATTTCCAGCAGAGCGAGCTGCACCTGAACATCGGGCACGAGTCCGGCCACTACTTCGCGAATCTCGGGAAGGGTGGCGTGTCGGGGCACCATGCGGCGATTCTGCGCGCCGTGGAGGCGCACCGGCGGAAGACCGGGTCGCCGTTGCACCCGGTCAAGTTCCTCGAGGACCGCTACCAGGCGCTCATCCGCAAGTACTACGAGACCGGCCGGTCGCCCCTGCCCTGCACTGCCCTCTCGTCGTCCTGCTTCATCGACACGTACTGGGACATGTACGCGTGCTCGATCTGGGACGAGAAGGTGGGCAACCTGCGCGAGAACGGCTTCGATCTCCGAGCGCTCTGGGATGGTGCGCGCCGGAAGGAACTGCGGGAGGACGTCGTCAACGAGCGCTGCTCCCATTGCTGGACGCCGTGTGAGGCCTACCCCACGATTCTCGGCAACCTCGGCCGGGCGGTGTTCAGCCGGACGTCGGCCGAGAAGACCGCGTTGCCGGCGACGAGCTGA
- a CDS encoding glycosyltransferase family 2 protein, with product MSAATVTVVIPTRNEEGMIAEIIDGVRPYADEVLVVDGHSTDRTAEIARSKGSRVVLDNKKGKGEALRLSLKEAKSDIVVFIDADGSHDARDIPAMVAPIRAGTADLVIGSRGRGGSDELHGTVDQFIRYIGSQLIMLAINYRWHVRLTDSQNGFRAIRRDVGLKLGLTSNLTTIEQEMLMKALKQGYRVDEIPSHEYERKWGESKVVVWKLWFAYVWSFLRNLV from the coding sequence ATGTCCGCGGCCACGGTCACCGTCGTCATCCCGACGCGCAACGAAGAAGGGATGATCGCCGAGATCATCGACGGCGTCCGGCCCTACGCGGACGAGGTGCTCGTCGTGGACGGCCACTCGACCGACCGCACGGCCGAGATCGCGCGATCGAAGGGCTCCCGCGTCGTCCTCGACAACAAGAAGGGCAAAGGCGAGGCGCTGCGCCTCTCGCTCAAGGAAGCCAAGAGCGACATCGTCGTCTTCATCGACGCCGACGGTTCGCACGACGCGCGCGACATCCCGGCCATGGTGGCGCCGATTCGCGCCGGCACGGCGGACCTCGTCATCGGCTCGCGCGGCCGCGGCGGCAGCGACGAGCTGCACGGCACGGTCGACCAGTTCATCCGGTACATCGGATCGCAATTGATCATGCTGGCGATCAACTACCGCTGGCACGTGCGGCTCACCGACAGCCAGAACGGCTTTCGAGCCATCCGGCGCGACGTCGGCTTGAAACTCGGGCTCACGTCGAACCTGACGACCATCGAGCAGGAAATGCTCATGAAAGCGCTGAAACAGGGCTATCGGGTCGACGAGATTCCCAGCCACGAGTACGAGCGCAAGTGGGGCGAGTCGAAGGTCGTCGTCTGGAAGCTGTGGTTCGCCTACGTCTGGTCGTTCCTTCGCAACCTCGTCTGA
- a CDS encoding glycosyltransferase family 39 protein: protein MERGARTGLTRGRALLLLSLVTLAGGVLRFVGIGWGAPYFHFHMDEHYVFMGADLLRKSMRDAAMSGKFFMYGPLAMYGLNVVRSVYESVSHELVLTVFDDQVTYMRMGRAISAAFSTATIVLVYAIAARVAGRLAGLLSAACLAVTVLHVRDAHFFSVDMTLTFFCVLTWLCALRMAERGTALWSVLTGSAFALALTAKYSAAFLAIPIALAHLLSPARPSALRAWASWRRWVLLGALMVAVTIATFLVVDPMVVAYYDKFREDVRQQITDPLTGTTRPMYMAHFSDLTHPRVFWFTNLLWWGMGPALEIWALAGVIWLLVRRNKAALVSAVVPLAYFTVAGNSVAPFIRYAIPMATALSVAAGVLSADLIARRRWRPLAIAATAAVIGTSALWAVAYTHIFRTPDTRLVASRWIMRNIPRGAPVLVEPSHNIPPTGSHLTNVDFYGNYVLFYPETERRDHFRLIALDTYRSLYNRGPTDEWRREYIASRLQLADWIVMDDTYVQWFTHLPAPEYAVMKQYYRDLFGGRLGFELVRTFKTHPSLFGYEIDDDASEFSFRLFDHPRIWVFKRTGDAR, encoded by the coding sequence ATGGAGAGAGGCGCTCGCACCGGGCTGACCCGCGGCCGCGCGCTGCTCCTGCTGTCGCTCGTCACGCTCGCCGGCGGCGTGCTGCGCTTCGTCGGGATCGGCTGGGGCGCGCCGTACTTCCACTTCCACATGGACGAGCACTACGTGTTCATGGGGGCCGACCTGCTCCGCAAGAGCATGCGCGACGCCGCCATGAGCGGCAAGTTCTTCATGTACGGCCCGCTGGCCATGTACGGCCTGAACGTCGTGCGCAGCGTGTACGAGAGCGTCAGCCACGAGCTGGTGCTGACGGTGTTCGACGATCAGGTCACCTACATGCGGATGGGACGCGCCATCTCGGCGGCGTTCAGCACGGCGACGATCGTGCTGGTGTACGCGATCGCCGCGCGCGTCGCCGGCCGGCTCGCCGGCCTGCTGTCGGCGGCGTGCCTGGCCGTCACGGTGCTGCACGTTCGCGACGCGCACTTCTTCTCCGTGGACATGACGCTGACGTTCTTCTGCGTCCTGACGTGGCTGTGCGCCCTTCGGATGGCCGAGCGCGGCACGGCGCTCTGGAGCGTGCTCACGGGCAGCGCGTTCGCGCTCGCGCTCACGGCGAAGTACTCGGCCGCCTTTCTCGCGATCCCGATCGCGCTGGCCCACCTGCTCTCGCCCGCCCGGCCGTCAGCGCTGCGCGCCTGGGCGTCATGGCGCCGATGGGTGCTCCTCGGCGCCCTCATGGTGGCCGTCACCATCGCGACGTTTCTCGTCGTCGATCCGATGGTCGTCGCCTACTACGACAAGTTCCGCGAGGACGTGCGCCAGCAGATCACCGATCCGCTCACGGGCACGACGCGGCCGATGTACATGGCGCACTTCTCGGACCTGACGCACCCGCGCGTCTTCTGGTTCACGAACCTGCTCTGGTGGGGCATGGGGCCGGCGCTCGAGATCTGGGCGCTGGCCGGCGTGATCTGGCTGCTCGTGCGCCGCAACAAGGCGGCGCTCGTCTCAGCGGTCGTGCCGCTCGCCTACTTCACGGTGGCGGGCAACTCGGTGGCGCCGTTCATCCGCTACGCGATTCCGATGGCCACGGCGCTCTCGGTGGCCGCCGGCGTGCTCAGCGCCGATCTCATCGCGCGCCGGCGATGGCGCCCGCTGGCCATCGCCGCCACGGCCGCCGTCATCGGCACGAGCGCGCTCTGGGCCGTCGCCTACACCCACATCTTCCGGACACCCGACACGCGGCTCGTGGCATCCCGCTGGATCATGCGGAACATCCCGCGCGGCGCCCCGGTCCTCGTCGAGCCGTCGCACAACATCCCTCCGACCGGTTCGCATCTGACGAACGTCGATTTCTACGGCAACTACGTCCTCTTCTATCCGGAGACCGAGCGCCGCGATCACTTCCGGCTCATCGCGCTCGATACGTACCGGAGCCTGTACAACCGCGGCCCGACGGACGAGTGGCGGCGCGAGTACATCGCCTCGCGCCTGCAGCTCGCCGACTGGATCGTCATGGACGACACGTACGTGCAGTGGTTCACGCATCTGCCCGCACCGGAGTACGCCGTGATGAAGCAGTACTACCGCGATCTGTTCGGCGGCCGGCTCGGCTTCGAGCTCGTGCGGACGTTCAAGACCCATCCGTCGCTCTTCGGCTACGAGATCGACGACGATGCGTCGGAGTTCTCGTTCCGGTTGTTCGACCATCCGCGGATCTGGGTGTTCAAGCGGACCGGGGACGCCAGATGA
- a CDS encoding glycosyltransferase family 2 protein, translating to MSLELSVVIPIHDESPNLDDLYRELTATLDAWGRTYELLFVDDGSTDDSFAILARLHRDDPRVRVVQFRRNFGQTAAFAAGFARARGRLIVTADGDLQNDPRDIPAMIKRLEDDDLDIVCGWRKNRQDAWLSRKLPSNIANRLISWATGVHLNDYGCSLKVFRAEVVKPLRLYGELHRFIPALASEMGVKIAEQAVHHRPRRHGRSKYGIGRTIRVVLDLLTVKFLVSYSTRPLQVFGLYGIVMGGAGVLVCAYVAYLKYFTAWSGDRTWLLLLGILFVFTGVQLVTLGLLAEMQARTYHESQGKPVYSIRRVLDAEPLAVAGPLDPRISDVYANTNL from the coding sequence ATGAGCCTCGAGCTGTCGGTCGTCATCCCGATCCATGACGAATCGCCCAACCTCGACGACCTGTACCGGGAGCTGACAGCGACGCTCGACGCGTGGGGCCGGACGTACGAGCTGCTCTTCGTCGACGACGGCAGCACCGACGACTCGTTCGCGATCCTAGCCCGCCTGCACCGGGACGATCCGCGCGTGCGCGTGGTGCAGTTCCGCCGGAACTTCGGACAGACGGCGGCGTTCGCCGCTGGCTTCGCACGCGCGCGGGGGCGGCTGATCGTCACCGCCGACGGCGACCTGCAGAACGACCCGCGCGACATTCCGGCCATGATCAAGCGGCTGGAAGACGACGACCTGGACATCGTGTGCGGATGGCGCAAGAACCGGCAGGATGCGTGGCTCAGCCGGAAGCTCCCGTCGAACATCGCGAATCGGCTGATCTCGTGGGCCACCGGCGTGCATCTGAACGACTACGGGTGCTCGCTGAAGGTCTTTCGCGCCGAGGTCGTCAAGCCGCTGCGGCTCTACGGCGAGCTCCACCGGTTCATCCCGGCGCTGGCGAGCGAGATGGGCGTGAAGATCGCCGAGCAGGCCGTGCACCACCGGCCGCGCCGGCACGGCCGATCGAAGTACGGCATCGGACGGACGATTCGTGTGGTGCTCGATCTGCTCACGGTCAAGTTCCTCGTGAGCTACTCGACGCGTCCGCTCCAGGTGTTCGGGCTGTACGGCATCGTGATGGGCGGCGCCGGCGTGCTCGTGTGCGCCTACGTGGCGTATCTGAAGTACTTCACGGCTTGGTCGGGCGACCGCACTTGGCTGCTGCTGCTCGGCATCCTGTTCGTGTTCACGGGCGTGCAGTTGGTGACGCTCGGCCTGCTCGCGGAAATGCAGGCTCGCACGTACCACGAGTCGCAGGGCAAACCGGTGTACTCGATCCGCCGAGTGCTCGACGCCGAACCGCTGGCCGTGGCAGGCCCGCTCGATCCGCGGATCTCGGACGTGTACGCGAACACGAACCTGTAG
- a CDS encoding DedA family protein, with protein MHRVTDLLQRLAQWIQPLAQSLGAPGIALVAFLDSSFLSLPEVADALLVLAVLHEPLRWPYYALGATLGSTAGCYAIYALARKGGEAFLRKRFRAEHIDRGLGLFRRYGMLVVIVPSILPPPAPFKIFVLLAGIANITPATFLAAVALGRGSRFFGEAWLAYRYGDHATAFIRDNLPAISIWIAVSVGIVGVALAIWRRRTRR; from the coding sequence ATGCACCGCGTTACTGACCTTCTCCAGCGCCTCGCGCAGTGGATTCAGCCGCTCGCCCAGTCGCTCGGCGCCCCGGGCATCGCGCTCGTCGCGTTCCTGGATTCGTCGTTCCTGTCGCTGCCAGAGGTGGCCGACGCGCTGCTCGTGCTGGCGGTGCTGCACGAGCCCTTGCGCTGGCCGTACTACGCCCTCGGCGCCACGCTCGGCTCGACGGCCGGCTGCTATGCGATCTACGCCCTTGCGCGGAAGGGCGGCGAGGCGTTCCTTCGGAAGCGCTTTCGAGCGGAGCACATCGATCGGGGCCTGGGCCTGTTCCGGCGCTACGGGATGCTCGTGGTGATCGTGCCGTCAATCCTGCCGCCGCCCGCGCCGTTCAAGATCTTCGTGCTGCTCGCCGGGATCGCCAACATCACGCCCGCGACGTTCCTTGCCGCGGTGGCGCTCGGGCGCGGGTCCCGATTCTTCGGCGAGGCCTGGCTGGCCTACCGGTACGGCGACCACGCGACGGCGTTCATCCGCGACAATCTGCCGGCCATTTCGATCTGGATAGCGGTCTCGGTCGGCATCGTCGGGGTTGCGCTGGCGATTTGGCGGCGGCGGACGAGACGCTAG
- a CDS encoding inositol monophosphatase has translation MLLATAVEGALACGRIHRQHFRQAPPVRKKGVVDLVTAADLAAEAHFTSLIAGRFPEHVVIGEEMGAALAPGRARCEWIIDPLDGTTNFAHGLAIFCVSIALQIDGAIEIGVVYDPIADELFTAERGGGARLNGRPIRVTGVTDLVDALLCTGFPYTVRNSPEEQVRAFAAFLGEAQAVRRLGSAALDLAYVAAGRLDGYWEEKLHAWDIAAGSLIVQEAGGTVTGGDGTAFQPFAGHIMASNGPLHQGMLDVFLRTRHGARP, from the coding sequence CTGCTCCTCGCCACGGCCGTCGAAGGTGCACTCGCCTGCGGGCGGATTCACCGCCAGCATTTCCGCCAGGCCCCTCCGGTCCGCAAGAAGGGTGTGGTGGACCTCGTGACGGCGGCCGATCTCGCCGCGGAGGCGCACTTCACATCGCTCATCGCCGGCCGCTTCCCCGAGCACGTGGTCATCGGCGAGGAGATGGGCGCCGCGTTGGCGCCTGGCCGGGCTCGGTGCGAGTGGATCATCGATCCGCTGGACGGCACGACGAACTTCGCGCACGGCCTGGCGATCTTCTGCGTGTCGATCGCCCTGCAGATCGACGGCGCGATCGAGATCGGCGTCGTCTACGACCCCATCGCCGACGAGCTGTTCACCGCCGAACGTGGTGGAGGCGCGCGGCTCAACGGGCGCCCGATCCGCGTGACCGGCGTCACTGACCTCGTCGACGCGCTGCTGTGCACCGGATTCCCCTACACGGTGCGCAACAGTCCCGAGGAGCAGGTCAGGGCCTTCGCGGCCTTCCTCGGCGAGGCGCAGGCCGTGCGGCGACTGGGATCCGCAGCCCTGGATCTCGCGTACGTCGCCGCCGGCCGTCTCGACGGCTACTGGGAAGAGAAGCTGCACGCCTGGGACATCGCCGCCGGCTCGCTGATCGTCCAGGAAGCTGGCGGGACCGTGACGGGGGGCGACGGCACGGCGTTCCAGCCGTTCGCCGGCCACATCATGGCGTCGAACGGCCCGCTGCACCAGGGCATGCTCGACGTGTTTCTTCGCACCCGCCACGGCGCGCGGCCCTGA
- a CDS encoding ATP-binding protein, with protein sequence MTTDGHVIQLELPSSFELLDLVQLLSDRLSAMAGLDEDITHWVSVAVRESVINAIKHGNREDLSKHVTVEFTLRPRVNPQEFVIRVLDEGAGFEPDAVANPLDPENLLKSSGRGIFFMRNFMDDVTIARRPEGGMDVRMTKKLA encoded by the coding sequence ATGACGACCGACGGCCACGTGATCCAGCTCGAATTGCCGAGTTCATTCGAGCTTCTGGATCTCGTTCAGTTGCTCAGCGACCGGCTGTCGGCGATGGCCGGGCTCGACGAGGACATCACGCACTGGGTCAGCGTCGCCGTGCGCGAGTCGGTCATCAACGCCATCAAGCACGGCAACCGCGAGGATCTCAGCAAACACGTCACGGTGGAGTTCACGCTGCGGCCGCGCGTGAACCCGCAGGAGTTCGTCATCCGGGTCCTGGACGAAGGCGCGGGCTTCGAACCCGACGCGGTCGCGAACCCGCTCGACCCGGAGAACCTGCTCAAGTCCAGCGGCCGCGGCATCTTCTTCATGCGCAATTTCATGGACGACGTCACGATTGCCCGCCGGCCGGAGGGCGGCATGGACGTCCGCATGACCAAGAAGCTGGCCTGA